In one Hoplias malabaricus isolate fHopMal1 chromosome X1, fHopMal1.hap1, whole genome shotgun sequence genomic region, the following are encoded:
- the LOC136675705 gene encoding phosphatidylinositol 4-phosphate 5-kinase type-1 gamma-like — MEAGESSSSAAGSSQETDTVVGVGYSMEDTAAKKAYITEMPSSSCHLGFGPEKKIGHRRVDASGETTYKKTTSSALKGAIQLGIGYTVGNLSSKPERDVLMQDFYVVESIFFPSEGSNLTPAHHYPDFRFKTYAPVAFRYFRELFGIRPDDYLYSLCNEPLIELSNPGASGSIFYVTRDDEFIIKTVQHKEAEFLQKLLPGYYMNLNQNPRTLLPKFFGLYCIQSGGKNIRILVMNNILPRVVRMHLKFDLKGSTYKRRASKKEREKTKPTFKDLDFLQDVPDGLLLDTDTYNALVKTLQRDCLVLESFKIMDYSLLLGVHNLDQAEREQHTEGCQSSDEKKPPAQRALYSTAMESIQGGAACGDSIDTEDTMGGIPAVSGKGERLLLFIGIIDILQSYRLIKKLEHTWKALVHDGDTVSVHRPNFYADRFFKFMSATVFKKSSSLKSSPSKKGRVALTVAKHTGPGAAWSASQLPSERDQNIYDLRGARSFPVLENEGLQPCTPPSFEEATTASIATTLSSNTSISIPERSPSDTTEHPRYRRQTSSLKDSDGRVVDIHEEDQQTITVQVEVKRGREEEEVERESVIDGKKDPAFSISPLLTQSSEAEIRETEILDDIVPETPPPTHTASVQQSASPLTTVPLEEVSVETEAQVAAVVPKPEAPDAEAPAPAPSSTRPSGGHTEPGRHLSQSHSQGSLEEEVVPINDIYF; from the exons aCACTGCAGCTAAGAAGGCTTACATAACCGAG aTGCCATCCTCATCCTGTCACCTAGGTTTTGGGCCTGAGAAGAAAATCGGCCACCGGAGAGTGGATGCATCAGGGGAGACCACCTACAAAAAG ACAACCTCCTCTGCACTGAAAGGTGCCATCCAGCTGGGCATCGGCTACACAGTGGGCAACCTGAGCTCCAAGCCTGAGAGAGATGTACTCATGCAGGACTTCTATGTGGTGGAGAGCATTTTCTTTCCGAG cGAGGGCAGTAATCTGACTCCAGCGCACCACTACCCAGACTTCAGATTTAAGACCTATGCCCCTGTGGCTTTCCGCTACTTCAGAGAACTCTTTGGAATCAGACCTGATGACTATCTG TACTCTTTGTGTAATGAGCCCCTGATAGAGCTTTCAAACCCTGGGGCGAGTGGTTCCATCTTCTATGTCACGAGAGATGACGAGTTCATCATCAAAACCGTCCAGCACAAAGAAGCGGAGtttctgcagaaactgctccCTGGATACTACATG AACCTGAATCAGAATCCTCGGACATTGCTGCCCAAGTTCTTCGGTCTGTACTGTATCCAGTCGGGAGGGAAGAATATTCGGATTCTGGTAATGAATAATATTCTGCCTCGTGTTGTCCGCATGCACCTGAAATTTGACCTGAAGGGCTCCACCTACAAGCGCCGGGCATCTAAGAAAGAGCGTGAGAAGACCAAGCCCACCTTTAAAGACCTGGACTTCCTGCAGGACGTGCCTGACGGACTGCTGCTCGACACGGACACTTACAACGCCCTGGTCAAGACGCTGCAGAGAGATTGCCTG GTATTGGAAAGCTTTAAGATCATGGACTACAGCTTGTTGCTGGGGGTCCATAACCTGGATCAGGCAGAGCGAGAACAGCACACGGAGGGCTGTCAGAGTAGTGATGAGAAGAAGCCCCCCGCTCAGAGAGCACTTTACTCTACAGCCATGGAGTCCATCCAGGGAGGAGCGGCTTGTGGAGACTCCATTGACACTGAGGACAC AATGGGGGGAATCCCAGCTGTCAGTGGGAAAGGAGAGAGACTTTTGCTCTTTATCGGTATCATAGACATCCTACAGTCCTACAG aCTCATTAAGAAGCTGGAGCACACATGGAAGGCACTGGTTCACGATGGC GACACAGTATCAGTGCACAGGCCAAACTTCTACGCCGACAGATTCTTCAAGTTCATGAGCGCCACAGTGTTCAAGAAAAGCTCCT cTCTGAAGTCCTCCCCCTCAAAGAAAGGTCGCGTAGCCCTGACTGTGGCTAAACACACCGGGCCTGGGGCAGCGTGGTCAGCAAGCCAGCTGCCCTCAGAGAGAGACCAGAACATCTATGACCTGAGAGGAGCTCGCAGCTTCCCTGTGCTGGAGAATGAGG GCCTTCAGCCCTGCACCCCTCCCTCATTCGAGGAGGCCACTACTGCCTCCATTGCCACCACACTTTCATCCAACACATCCATATCCATCCCCGAGAGATCTCCTTCTGACACCACAGAGCATCCCAGATACAG GAGGCAAACCTCAAGTCTGAAAGACAGTGACGGGAG GGTTGTTGATATCCACGAAGAGGACCAGCAGACTATCACAGTCCAGGTGGAagtgaagagagggagagaggaagaggaggtggagagagaaagtgtgataGATGGCAAGAAAGACCCTGCATTCTCCATTAGCCCACTTCTTACACAAAGCAG CGAGGCTGAAATCCGTGAGACCGAGATACTGGATGACATCGTACCAGAAACTccaccccctacacacacagcatctgTCCAACAGTCTGCATCGCCACTGACAACCGTCCCACTGGAGGAGGTTTCTGTGGAAACAGAGGCCCAGGTGGCAGCAGTGGTCCCCAAACCAGAAGCTCCAGATGCTGAAGCCCCCGCCCCTGCACCCTCCAGTACCAGACCCAGTGGGGGCCATACAGAGCCAGGGAGACATCTCTCACAGTCCCACAGCCAGGGCTCtttggaggaggaggtggtgccTATCAACGATATCTACTTT TAA